The DNA segment ATACAAATGACTCCCAACATTCAACAGTTTGCAAGTTGTTTGacacaaagaaaacaataacatGGAAATTGATTGAACAAACAAGCTAACAAACATCACTTCCACTCGATAcagaaaaaccatgaaaaagaaacaaagaaatcaaggtCAGCCACAAAACCTCATGGCTGCAATTTCCGTGGCATGGTAGCCAAATCAAGTTCAGATCCATGCTTCTTAATGAGTGCTTCACACCATTCATGGCCACCATCTAATGTAGGCATTCTCACTTCAATGAATGGAGAGAGAGGTTGCTGGGTACCTGCGGAGAACACACCTGCAAAAACTCTCAGACTGTTTGATGCATCGATGTCCATGCAAACACTAATTTCAGCAGAACCTTTTGGTGCTGGTGGAATTCCAGCGATTTTGAAGAAGCCGAGGATACGGTTCTCTTCAACCTTCTTTCCTTCGCCTTCATACACCATGATCAAGGCTTCTGTTTGATTATCATGGGCCGTGGTGAACAACATCTCCTTCCTTGCAGGGATGGCTATGTTACGATGTATAATTATAGCGAATGCATTGCCATCAGCACGAATACCAAGACTTAGAGGAGTTGCCTGTATGGTTAGTAAGTCCAGACTCCCGGACGGATCATTGACTCCACAAGCAATTGCCCCTTCCAGTGCTGCACCATAAACAATGGCCTCTAGTGGATCAATGCCCTGATAgacttcttttctcttgcataaTACCCGCAGCAAATTTTTAATCTTTGGTATGTTTGAACACCCACCAACTAGTATGACATCTGTGATATCTTCTGCAATTACTTTGGCATCTAACATACATTGTGAGACTAACCTCTCACATTTCTCAAACACAGAACGATTTACCTCTTCAAATTCAGAACGATCCAAGTCTCTAGATATCTTTGTGCCATCACCAGCGTCCACATTGATGGAGACACTTATCTCTGAGGAAAGCCTGTGAATTGCATCTTGGGTGGCAATACGGAGTAAGCCCATTGATTTAATCTTGTCCACACTGGGACTTGAATATAAATTGTAGAAATTTGGCACAAGATGGCGTAAGACATTGTCGAGTATATCTTCACCACCTAAAGTACTGCCTGATAATGCCTTAATCTGTGACACTCCTCCAGCTGTAGCAGTCACTGCAACATCACAATAACCAGCACCCATATTGAAAATGAGAGCCACTTTCTCAGTGCCACTTCCCATGTTCTCGTGTAAAgattgctgctgctgctgagcATATAGAAGTGCTACAGCAGTTGGTTCAGGCATGAGTCTCATGACGTGCAACCCTGCCATTGCACAGGCTCTCTCAATTCTAGTGAGTTGAAACCGATTGAATGAAACTGGAACAGTCAGAACAACATTTCTTATTGGGCGCTTGAGCTGCACCTCAgccaatacttttttttaattccaccAAAAAAATCGCAAGCACTTCCTCTGGTGTGGTAGATCTCCACACATTGTTCACCAATGCAGCAATAAAAGGTCTGTCACCAATGTCTAAGGTCTGAATGAGGAAAGGGAGGGTTTTGCTTGCATGAACCACAGGATCTGTATCAACTCTCCCAATCAAACGTTTTAAATTAAAGACTGCACTTCCTGACAGAATTTCTTGCTCATCATGAGACAGATTTTGGCTTGCCCCTCCCGACGGAACCTCATTTTTGAACGTGACATATGATCGCATTAGTTTTTGGTTTCTGGTGTTCCTCAGCAGCTCCACCCGTTTGCCATTCCATACAGCAATACTGCACTGTGAAGTACCGATATCGATTCCAATAGCAATATCGGGCAATGAAGGTTGCTGCCTATCATCAGCAGATGTTTCGCTGTCTGATGCAACTGTGTAGAATTGTTCCGCCATACTGTAAAATGGGCTGAGAAATTTAGTGACAAATGAGTTTATAAACTAGATAAAATATAAACGTCATGACTCCAACGATCAGTTTTGCCaccataaaaatatatcatgcataaaaaacaaatagagaATGAAATCAGACAGTAACCTTGCTAGTTTCCTCTGGTTCTCAAAAGCCAATTATGAGCTTTAACTTTCATCTACAGGAACAAAGTAAGGATTTTATGACAATACACCAACACTTAGTTTAGCTCAAAAGTTTCAAAACAGCTGAAGCATACCAGGTCATTAGATTTCCAAAGTAGCTTGCTTTAGTAAGAAAATCATAATATCAGCGAGTCAATAGCTTTACTTTAGCGGCTTTAATAACCTTTGTTTAAACAACTAAAGTGGCTGATATTTATAGAATTTTAATCACCCAGACACTCTTAACATGTAAATTATAAGCATC comes from the Dioscorea cayenensis subsp. rotundata cultivar TDr96_F1 chromosome 21, TDr96_F1_v2_PseudoChromosome.rev07_lg8_w22 25.fasta, whole genome shotgun sequence genome and includes:
- the LOC120252548 gene encoding LOW QUALITY PROTEIN: heat shock 70 kDa protein 8-like (The sequence of the model RefSeq protein was modified relative to this genomic sequence to represent the inferred CDS: deleted 1 base in 1 codon) encodes the protein MAEQFYTVASDSETSADDRQQPSLPDIAIGIDIGTSQCSIAVWNGKRVELLRNTRNQKLMRSYVTFKNEVPSGGASQNLSHDEQEILSGSAVFNLKRLIGRVDTDPVVHASKTLPFLIQTLDIGDRPFIAALVNNVWRSTTPEEVLAIFLVELKKVLAEVQLKRPIRNVVLTVPVSFNRFQLTRIERACAMAGLHVMRLMPEPTAVALLYAQQQQQSLHENMGSGTEKVALIFNMGAGYCDVAVTATAGGVSQIKALSGSTLGGEDILDNVLRHLVPNFYNLYSSPSVDKIKSMGLLRIATQDAIHRLSSEISVSINVDAGDGTKISRDLDRSEFEEVNRSVFEKCERLVSQCMLDAKVIAEDITDVILVGGCSNIPKIKNLLRVLCKRKEVYQGIDPLEAIVYGAALEGAIACGVNDPSGSLDLLTIQATPLSLGIRADGNAFAIIIHRNIAIPARKEMLFTTAHDNQTEALIMVYEGEGKKVEENRILGFFKIAGIPPAPKGSAEISVCMDIDASNSLRVFAGVFSAGTQQPLSPFIEVRMPTLDGGHEWCEALIKKHGSELDLATMPRKLQP